ctctactaaaaatacaaaaattacccgggtgtggtggcgggcacctgtaatcccagctacttgggaggctgaggcatgataattgcttgaacccaggaggtagaggctgcagtgaaccgagatcgtgccactacactctggcttggatgacagagtgagactccatctcaaaaaaaaaaaaaaaaagccaggagtggtggcttatgcctgtaattccagcactttgggagccaaggcagatcacttgagatcaggagtttgagaccagcctggccaacatggtgaaaccctggctctactaaaaatacaaaaattagccgggtgtggtggcagctgcctgtaatcctagctactcaggaggctgaggcaggaggatcgcttgaacctgggaggcggaggttgcagtgaaccgagatcatgccactgtactccagcctgggcagagtgagactctatctcaaaaaaaaaaaaaattggacatcCCTGCTCTAGGGCCTAGGACTGGAGCTCTGGATCTGACCGGAGCAAAGAGGAAGCACGCAAATCCGGACATGACAACGAGGAGGCAGTAGAGACCCATCCTCAACTGTAAGTAGCTGCCTTCGGCAGGGAAGGGGCTAACCCACGTTGTGTGGGCTCAGGCACGGCCGCGTCTGGTTCTGTGCAGGAACACAGGCAGAGGCAAGCCCTGGGTCCGCATCATGGCTCTGCCCTCACTCAGATTGCCTTGTACATGTAGGTTCTTGTCTTGGAGCCTCTTTCCCTACTTCTAAATGAGTGGAAAGCCACCCACAGGCCCGTGAGTGAGGATGCCCTTGGTAAACCCAGGTGATCACACCCTGGGCAGGCCCTGCCCCACAGGGCCCCATCCCGCTGCTCCCCAGCCTGTCCTCACCAACTGCCCAGGCAGGAGCAAAGCCCACGGGGAGGACCTATGACCACAGGCAAGGACCACGGACCCCAGCCCCAGGGATTTTGACCTCAAGAAAGGAAACATCCACAATTTACCCTCCATCTGGTGACCCAGCCTGGGGTGGGTTTGGTCTCTGCTGGGACCATGAGGTTCAGACCACCAAGAAATAGCACTAGCACAGGTGAAAATCATGGGCAAACTTTATTGGCATAAATCACAGGAATTGAAATGGGAAAAGCCAGGTTGGAAgtttacagagaaaaaataaaatcaaaatcaaattttCAAATAACCATTGACTCAGAGAATGGACCCCAGAAACCCCAGTCCCTCTTGGGGAAGATCTAGGGTGGGTCACTATAAACAGAGCGGTAAGGCCTGTGGGTGAAAGTGGAGACATCAGACCTTTGGAGGGGCCGGGCTGACCTTCCCCCACAAAGGAGGGACCCTCTTTGGAGACCCCAGCACACACTCGGCTTCTGCCAGGAGGCCAGTGGAGTGGTTTGGACTGTCACCGTTAGACCCCGGTGGGGCCCCTTTCTCCTGATCAGGAGCCCAAGGCCTGGCTCCTCTTTCATCCTTGGTAAAGAGCTCTGGGGGGTTTCCCCAGAGGAGCCTGTCCCTCTGCCCCAAATCCTATCATGCTCCCTTATGACCTTCTTTCCAGACCCCCTGAGTGCCGATCCCACCTGTGAAAGGGGAGGAGCAGATCTGGGGAAGGGATATGCCCAGAGGAAATCAACAAGACCAAAGAGACGTCAGAGTCCTGATGGCCAAAATCAGACACCAGCTTTCCTGAGAAGGCAGAAGAGAGAGCCCCATAGAAGCAGTGGGGGCTCAGAAGGTTCAGTGGGTTCACAGGGGAGCAGAGGCTCCTGAGGGCTTACTCAGACAGGAAGCAGCCCCCCAAAACAtacttccccttctcctcccacaGAAACAGAACAGATGAAGTTCAGAATTCTAGGCCCAAAAGGGTGCAACACCCTTCAACCAGTTTCAGTGAAGAGCTTGCTGGCCTGGGAAGTAAAGAAGGGGTTTCCAAATACAGCAGTTTATAAAACAGTCCTGGTGAGCTATGAAGTGAAAGAGGGGGAGTCACAGAGCTGCTCCCAGTTCACCTGCTTGTgctaagaaacaataaaatacaaattgcttccccaccccaaccctcaGTACAAAGCAAACTTCACACCAGAGCCACCATCAGTGACAGGCCCAGTGGCGGTGGATGAGGAAGAGAATACAAAAGGGAACGTctttaaaatctctttaaaatcattttctataGAGAAGTCAAAGCAACTCAGGCGATATGAATTCAAACCTCAGTGTAGAAATCTATCAAAGTCGGTACAGTGTCCAGGCACGCCGTCCCGGAGACGGAGGAAGTGACTAGAAAACATTATTGCTGGAGAGGCTTTTCTCAGTAGAACAAGAGCAGGTATAAAAGGGGAGGGCGGGTCTAAAAGGCAGGGGCAGTCGCCAGGCCTAGGGCACTGGAAGGGTAGGAGGAGCACAGAGAACCTTCCATGGCCCCTTTGGTTCTCTGCCTTTGGATGGATGGATTTATGCTGGCATTGTCTGGAGGGAGCCGGGTGTCCCCCAATAATCACAGAACAAAGACAATTAGGTCGGGGGAGGAATAAGGATAAAAAGAGACCCCAACAGACCCTGCCTGCCCTTCCCTGCCCACCGGCTGCACTGCTGAAATATGAGGAAGAGATGGCTCCAGTGTGGGGTGCTGGCCAGGCCAGTTCGTGGGGACGTACATGGGCTGGGGTGGAGCCCCCAGCCTCTACCCctggggaggatggagagtggGCAGCCTAGGGAGAgctgcaggagggaggagggggcccAGAGGCTCTGGCAGGGGTGAAGACAAGCAGGGGGACCCCTCACGGCCCTCTGTCCATCCCGCACCAGCGGAggacaagggttccagtttcagtcGGGTTTACCCCTTCACCCCCGGGTGAAGTCTCTGGGTCACAGTCGCAGTTGGGGATGCGGGCTGGGGAAGTGGGGCAGAGACAGGGGCAGGGCGCCTAGCAGAAGAGCTTGAGGAAGCAGTTCTGACAGTAAGGCTTGTCGTTCTGCTCCTTGAAGGTGCCCTTGTTGAGCTGCTTGAGGCAGAAGGCACAGACGAAGTGCTCGGGGTGGAACTTCTTGGCCATGGCGGTGATGCAGCGGCCGGTGATGGGCTTCTGGCAGCCAGAACACAGCGAGCCGCGCCGCTCGTGGTAGTGCACCTCACAGTAGGGCTGCCCGTCGTGCTCGAAGAAGCTGCCGTTCACGAATGGCGTGAAGCATTCCTGCCAGGCGGAGAGAGGGGCTCAGGGAGCTGCCCCTTGGGCTAGAGCTGCACCCCATGTGatggggccgaggtgggcatagTCGGCACGCTCGGAGTGACTCCTACTTGCTAGGCGTTTCCCATGTGCCGTGTTGTCCTAAAtgctcatttttcatttttattttattaaataaattttttttgtagagatgggggtctcactatattgcccatgctggtcaaATGTGGCCTcctgcaatcctcccacctcggccttccacagGGCTGGGATTATTTAGTTCTCCCAACAGGGGAGGCAACTGAAGCACacaggtgaagtaacttgcccagggtcatgcAGCTACTGAGTTCACAGCCTGGATTCATACACAGGTCTGACCCCTGAGCACTTAGCCAGGTGGCTGTAACAGTGTTCCCAGAAACACAGGTGTGACACTGGTCTGTAGTcaaactctgcctcctagattctcATTGGAGATTCACATCACATAGAGGTAGAAAAGGCTCTGAGaggggccgggtgaggtggctcacacttgtaatcccagcactttgggaggccaagggaggcggatcacctgaggtcaggagttcaagaccagcctggccaacatggtgaaaccccgtctctactgaaaatacaaaaaattagccaggcatgggggcgtgtgcctgtaatctcagctacttgggaggctgaggcgggagaatcactggaactcagcaggcagaggttgcagtcagccaagatcgtgccactgcacaccagtctgggcaacagagtgagactccgtctcaaaaaaaaaaaaaaagaaaagaaaaggctctgagaagtcctgcagggaacagtgtttcccaaactcaTTTGGTCAGAGAGCCCTTGTTGAATCATTAATAACCCCTGTGGGGCCCCCAGAATGCAGTGGTTTTGGAAACCACTGCCCATTTCTGTTGAGTCTGCTAAATacttgcattatctcatttagttctcacaCACTCTCCTCCCGAATAGGAATGGCCCAGGGCCGCTGCACAGGGCTGGACTGGGGGACATGTCCACCTTGCTCCTGGTTTGTCCCAGCCTCAGTACAAACCCTGGCCCAGGACCTACTGGACTGGAGGAAGGAGATCCCCTGCCTGCTCCCCCAATTAATAACCCCAAATGAGGCCTCTGAGTTGGATCCAGACAGCACAATGAGGAAGacccctctctccccactgccTGCTCCTCGCCCCTCCAGATGTGGTCAGGGGCTCCTTACCCGGCACACAAAGCACTCAGGATGCCACAGCGTGTTGAGGGCTGAGATATAGTTCTCCAGGATGGCCCGGGCGCAGCCGCCACACTTGGGTGCGAACATGTCGAAGTAGTCCTTGCGGCAGTAGGCCTTGCCATCCTTCTCGTGGAACCCTGGGGAGCGGGGGTTTTGGAGGCACAGTTCATTCCGGCTTCCAGAAGTGGAGCCACTCTGACTCCAACCTCAGCAGcgtctcccacccccacctccccagccctcctAAGAGGCGGTGGGTCAGTCCGCCGGTCCAGCCCCTACCTTCGGGACCAAAGAAGGCTCCACACTGCGCACAGAAGAAGTGTTCAGGGTGCCACGTCCGGTCAAGGGCTGTCACCACTTTCTGTGAAAGCAAAATGTGGGATCAAGGCTGAGCTCTGGGCAGATCTCACAACTGAGACGCCCAGCAAGGCCGTCCTTCCACCCGCAGCTCATAGCCATAGACAGAGCAAAACACTCCCAAGATGGGGGTCTCTCCTAATTGTGCTGTGAATGCCTCTAAGAATTCAGAGTTACTCAGGATGGGACAAGCCAGACACATACCCTCTCCTCTAATCCTCACCCCAAGTAGAGGGCACAAGTTCTACTATGACTCCCATTTTATAAGTGAAGAAACataggctcagagaggccaggcATTTCCTAAGTTCACAGAGCGGGAGAGTGAGGCCGCTGGCATCCAACTCCATTTATCTCCTCAGGGCTCCTGAGTCCTGGGAGTCTCCACAGAAAGGAATGGAGATGGGAGGTGAAGGGAGGTGGGGCTGCCCGATGCACATCGGCACAGGCTGTGGTTCAGGTGTGGCTGTGAATCCGGCCCCACTGTTCCCTAGCCCTGTGAGCCTCCCACGGCACCCCCTGCATCCTCAGAGGGCTGCGGTGAAGCTGGAATGAGCAGAAGCGGGCGCGGTGCCGGATGAGGAACTCACATCCAGGATGGGGCCGTTGCAGTAGTAGCAGCGCGGGGAGAAGAGGTTGTGGTAGTCCTTTTCACAGTAGGGCTGTCCATCCCGCTCGAAGAAGTTCCGGGATCCGATCTCCTCCTGGCAGTGGGTGCAGACGAAGTGCTCGGGGTGCCACGTCTTCCCCATGGCGGTCACAACCTGAGGAGGAGATGGAATGTGGTCCAGGGCCAAGGCCAGCCCCGGAGCACCCCCACCCCTGCAGGAGTCCACTGGCCACACCCCTGCCCACTCCCCCTCATCACCTGCCCGGCGATGGGCTTCTTGCAGGCCCCGCAGACTCCTTTGGCGACCGTGGCGACCCCCAGCTTGTTCAGGTCAGACTGCAGGCTCCCCAGCATGCTGTCTAGCTGGCTCCCGGGCTTCGGGGGCCCCCCAGGGGGTGAGCTGCTCCCTGTCTTCCCCTGGGCCATGAactgtggacacagggagggggctGGTCAGGACTCCTGAGGCTCGGGGTACGGTGTCTGGCAGCACAGGGATGGGGGTACTTTTCTCCCTCCTGGACAGATGAGCTGATGGAGACAAGAAGTACAACCTCCTCCAGGGGCCAGGAGCCCTAAAGTGGGAGTGACGTCAGCAGGACTCCTGGTGGTCGGAGGGGCCCACCGGGGTCGGAAAGGCTGAGGGCACCCAGCAGGCATGGCCAAGCCCAGGGAGAGCACGACACGCAGGACACCCAGCCCAGCCTTGGCACTGACCCCTCCCTCGTCCTGCCCTCCGGGGCTGCTCCGCCCGCCGTCCCGAGGCCAGCCGGCCGCCCAGCACCGCTCCCCATCCGCTCTTTGCTCCAGGCCCTGGATCTTAGATAGGGGAAGAGATGAGGGtaagaaatcttttttaaaaattaagaaagaatacAAGACCTTGTCACTGGACTAAAAGGGAATCTAGGATGAGATCTGAGGGTTTCTCCCCCACCGGCAGGAccaaaattgggggaaaaaatctgGAGAAAAAGAGCCCTGAGAGAGAGGcccagggagaaaggaagaaggacaGGGAGGGGAGTCGACCAAAGGCAGAGGAAATGGCAAGGGGAGGTGGCCGGGCTCAGTGATGAGGCCTCACTGGGCGCTGGGCCTGGGGGCTGGAAGGGAGGAGACGGGTTTCTGGTCTCCCTTCTGGAGTGGCTTCCTTCCTCGATGGGAGCCCGGGGCAGTACCGAGGACCAGTCGAGGAAGGAGCAGACATGGGTGGACCCACAGAAAAGCAAGAGGGCAGCGGACCTTCTGAGTGGGGGAAGACCGGGGTCAAGGTTTACGGCAGGACCGTGGTTACTGTGCTGGGGCttgtggagggagggatggagggtatctgtgtatgtgtgtgtgcacgtgtgtgtgtgcagagtgGGGGATGGCTCAGGCATTAGGACAGGGGACAGAAAGGGAGGGGCTCCTTTAAGGCCTGCCTGCATCGGGGGGAAGAGCGGGTCCTCATCGGTCTGGCAGCCCACGGACCTCATGGTGTGGGGTGCAGGAGTGGGAAGGGCAGGGCCCTGCACCCCCTCATCATGGGGCTCTTCCCCTGCACTCTGGACCCCAGAAGAACCACAGGTATAAGCTGAGGGCCCCAGCGGGGAGGAGGCGAGCAGGCTGGGCAGGGGAGAAGAGCTGCTGGCCGCGGCGTCTGTGCGATGCTGGAGCAAAGGGACAGAAGGAGAAGCCAGGACAGAGATGGTTCTTCTCAGGGGAATGGGAGAGCCAGGAGGGAAGACAACCTggggagaagaaaggagggagagcgATGAGGAAGAAATCGCCAGCTCAGCCCACAGGGGTGGGGGGACCTCCCCAGGCTCCCCCTGGGCCTTCCCACTCTGCACCAAGAGTGGGGCCAGTCTTCCAAGGTCACAGGAGGCAAGAAacccccaccctctccccagATCTCCCCTCCGGCCAGCACTGGGGCCAGGGAAGAACCTGGACCCCAGGTGCTTGGCTCTGGCCCAGCCCCAGCCATGGGCATCTCCTTGCCACCTTCTCTACGAGCTGCCCCCCGGCCCGCTTCCCACGTGGCTGCACAGTGATGATGACGCCCTCGGTCAGCCAGTCCTGGGCAGAGGGCCCCGCTGCCTCCGCCGGCTCCTCTGCCTCAGGCTGGATGCCCAGCCGCCCCTGCAGCTCCGCGATGAGCTGTTCCTGGGATGGGGTCCTGCTCAAGGTGGCAGGGTCCAGCCGGCGGCGAGGGGAGGGCTCCCGGGACATGGGGTGTGCGTGGCCAGACTCCCGGCTCCTCCTGATCACAGATCGGAtctagggggagggggaggggaggctgtCACCGTCCCACTCCCAGCTTGCACAACGCTGCTCAGGCCACACTCAGATGCCTCAGGAGAGGGAGCACAAAAGAAAACCACCAAAGAACCAAGCGGAGGTGGGTGGAGGCATGGGGAGGGGGCAGATTGGACCGGTGGAGGTGGGTAGAGGCAAGGGGAGGGGGCAGATCCGACTGGCTCCAGAAGCACAGGCTGCGAGCGAGACCTCTGACCCAGCATTCACCTCTAAGTTGGCcactgaccttgggcaagacactTAATTGCCatgggcctcagcttccccttCCTTAAAATGGAACCACAAGATTTTCTTGGCTTACCGCACAGGGTTTGCACAAGAATTATTCCAGAGGATGTAACTGCATGCCCTTGACAAGGCATacggctttttctttcttttttcttttttttaatttataacagAAAAAGTCTTTCCTTCCAGgaacttttttttgggggggacggagtctcgctctgtcgcccaggctggaatgcagtggcgcgatctggtctcactgcaacctccgcctcctgggttcaagagattctcctgcctcagcctcctgagtagctgggattaaaggcatgcaccaccacgcctggctaatttttgttgttgttgttttttgttttttttttagtagagatggggtttcaccgtgttggttaggctggtctcaaactcctaacctcgtgttctgcctgcctcggcctcccaaagtgctgggaatacaggtgtgagccaccgtgctcagctagCCAGGAACTTTtttaactagttttttttttcttatttatattattatgctAATATTATATTATGCTATTACACTTGTTGGTAGTGTTTTGGGGGTTTTTggttgtttcgttttgttttccaaagaggCATAAAGCTtgggggattttttttatttatttatttttttgagacagtgtcttgctctgttgctcaggctgaatgcagtggtgtgatcacaactcactgcagcctcaaactcctgggctaaagccatcctcctgctttagcctccccagcagctgggactataggcatgtgcaaccacgcccagctaatctttaattttttgtagagacagggtttcgctgtgttgcctatgctggtctcaaactcctgggctcaagcgatcctcttgcctcagcctcccaaagtgctaggattataggtataagcTACTGTGCCAGGGTGAGGcataaagttttttgttgttgttgttttgtttttgttttttgagaccgagtttcgctcttgttgcccaggctggagtgcaatggtgtgatcttggctcactgcaacctctgcgtcccgggttcaagtgattctcctgcctcagcctcccgagtagctgggattacaggcatgcgccaccatgcccagctaatctttttgtatctttagtagagatggggtttctccatgttggtcaggctggcctcgaactcccgacctcaggtgatccgcccgcctcggcctcccaaagtgctgggattacaggcgtgagccaccacacccggcctggcaTAAAGTTTTAATTTAAGCAAAAAGCAAGTAATAAAAGTACTGTCAGCCACGGCCTGTTGAGGGACCACATGCTGTGTTCTAAACACTTTCCAGGAATTATCTCATTTAGGTCTCCGGACAATCTTGATGGAAAttctccccactttacagatgagaaaactgaggccgaGGGAGGgggttgcccaaggtcacagaggtaGCAAGTGTTAGACATGTGGTTTGTATCTAGGTCTATCTGGTTCCAAAGTCCATGCTTCCAACCATTTCACCACATCAGAATGTCAAGGCCAGCTCATCTGAAAGGAAAAAGCCTTAACAAGGCAAGAGGTGGGTTGACGCTATGAGAAATGCTGGGTCCACAGAGCCCACTGCCAAGTGCTGACTGTCAGGTCCGGCCACAGTGTCTCAGCATTTTCTGCCCAAGCAGACATGCGCAGAGTGGGAGGCTGCATGCAGTTAGCGAGGAGCGGCCCACACTCAGACCCGCCAATGGCCATGCCCAGCAGCCATGCGAGCTGGTGCCTGCCTGGCCAGAGGTGGAAATCCTCTCCGTGGTGCTGGGTGTGCCCATGGCCATGGCACATGGAAGCTCTGGCTGTTCCTTCCCGTCCTGGGTGGCAGCTTCGGTGGTGCCCTCTGGGCTCCTTGGGGTTTCAGGTCCCTGGGTTGGCCTGGCCACACTTCCCCTGTCGGTCATCTTTGCACCTAGCTGCTCCGTGGTAACTGAGGCAGGGGAGCTGcttcccagcctccctggctctggccttggcctctccTGCTGTAGGCCGTGTTCCTCCGTGAGAGTCCAGGTATCTGGGAAGATGGCCTGCCGGTCCACTGCCACTACAGCTGGCTCTGTTACTTCTTGGAAGCTTCGAGCAGCTCCAGAGGGGGGCATTCTCTCAGGCCTGAATACCTCCGAAGCCCATGGCTGCTCCCATGTGGCAGCCAAGGCCTCCTCTGGGCACGAAGGGCTGGCTGGTGGCCCCTGGGGCTCCCCAGGCTCTTGGAGAGCTGTGCTCCCAGCACAGGGTACAGTGTGGCAGCGGGGAGCCCCAGAGAGCTCACTTGTGATGGTCGGCAGGTGCCTCCAATCTCGACCCTGACTCTCTGTGCCCACTGCCCACAGAGAACCCTccacagagggagaccttgaGTTGAGGGTGTCAGGCATCACCCCAAGACCAGCCAAATCAAGCCAGCTGGGGGCTACAGGAGGTAGAAGGCCTCGTCCACTCTGCTCAGTACAAGGGAACTCCGGAGTGTGGCCCTGGCCTCGAGGGgagggtgtagtggtgggtggcagaaatacagatggcatgggaggaggagaaggagaaagggagcaGTATGAGGACGGAGCAGAGCTGGACAGCCCCGGGGCACTCAGAGCCACAGTGGAGGAGCTGGTCTGGAGAAGAGAGAAAtgcagaggggagaggggagagagagatgaggggAGTGAGGACGGCTGCACCCTGCAGGCGGTGGGCTCGGCCTTAGGGCTGACCAAGGTGGCTGCAAAGCTGACGCACAGGACTGACCCTTGAAGGAGACCCAGACCCCAAAAAGGCTTCCCTGGGCTTCACGTGCTTAGCCCTCACCAAACCCAAGCAAGAGAAAGCAGCCACCAAGCCGTGCCTGTGGAGCCACCCAGGGAGGGTATGAGAAAGAAAAGACCATGGTGAGGTGGACAAATGGGGAGCCAGGTGGCTACGGAAGACAGCCCCAGGCACAAATGGAGGGAGAGCCAGCCCCAGGGGGCTGCTGAACCCGCCTCGGACACTGGCCCAACTCGGCCATGTCCCTCCGGACAATCCCAGCTTTCCTACACCCCAAGTCCTCTACGTCTTCCACGTCCTTGCTCCAGGGATCTGACTAAAACCACTGCTGCTTCTCCTGGCATCAGGACACAGGCTGTCTGAGAAAACGGCAGCCTTAAAAGCACCGGGGCACAGCTCCCTCAGGCCAGGCCCTGAATCCAACTTACTTGCTTCTGACCATGGCTGCTCAGAACCACTGGCCTGGAGCTGGAACTATAGCACGCAAGGGTCACAGGGCCAGGCTCAACCCTCCACCCCAGCCACACTCCTATCTCCCACCATGAAACCTCAGCTGAAGGGAGGCTAGGAGACACCATCAGGGCCAAGGGTGCAGGGACCGTTCACTCCCCTCTCATATTCCCTAGGTCATGCCCCAAAGGTCTCCAGCTGACCCACGTGGAAGTGTGAAGTCAGCAGCTGCTGGTGAGTTCTGTCAATATCAATCCCCATGGAAACACTGAATCCTCTAAATTAAACATCTCAGGCCTGGCAGGACTGGGGAGGCccagcaggggaggggaagggcaggTACCTCGTGCAAGCCTGGCCCCATGGTTTCCCACAGACACGCTCGTGGGAACTCAGAAGCCCTggagggcgagagggaaggatgggagaagagTAGCAAGGGAGGCTTGTGGATTCAGGAtcagaggcagaaagaaagaggatGTGTTGAGGACAGCTAGCGTGGGAGATGGGGCTCCAGGGCAAATGACCTCCCAGGCACAGGCTCCCAAGTCCCACATGGCCCAGCAGAGAATGCCCTCCCCCACCCAGAGCAGCCATCAACACAAGGTTCTTTGTCCCAGCGTCCCAGCCTCCTGATCCCCTCGACCTGAGAGGCTGGGAGCACCCAGGGAGGAAGGAATGTCCCAGCTGAGCACTTTTCCAGCTTGTCTGCCTTCACTGGCTACTGCAGTCCTCAGGCAGGCTGACCCGgccctccctccccatctcctggCATCACAGCAAGGCCAGGGCATGACAGTGTCCCTGGCTCAGGGGCAAGGCACCCAAACACTGAGATGCCAAGATCCAGCTACCCACACTGAGGTAAGGGAGGAGAAGGATGAGGGAGGGGCGGCAGGGCAGGGAAGATAGAGGGTTCACAGGGCACCTTGAAATCCGACAGCGAAGCCATCAGCTCGTCCAGCTCCCTGGTGGCAGAGGAGGCCGAGATGCGTGTCTGCTGTTGGGTGGAGGTGACGCGCTGCGGGCTGCTCATCTCGCCCTGGTTCACAGTGATGGCAGGGCTGCAGGGTGGGCACAGCATCAGTGGGGAGCCCACAGTCAGCCCCACACTTCCCGGGGATCAGATCGACCTCTCACCTCGGACACTGGGGTCTCACCATCCCCAACCCCAGGGAGGTCCACCAGCTCCCTGTCTCTCCTGGGGACCCATCATTGGGTCAGAAGAAAGGGCAGTTCAATGGCACCAGGAAGTGCCAGGAAGACTCCTCTAGCCCCCAGCCCAAGTGAAAGCTGGCCTGCGAAACAAGCCCAAGCGCCCTGTGTTTCCTCCACAACACTGGACATAGAGGTGAGGCTACTGCAGTAACACGACGGCACTGGTAAGAGCTCGCGTGTTGGGCACTCACCATGTGTGCCACGCACTACACACCAGAAACCATTCCAAGCGCTTTACATGGATTACTGGTTCTCACCCTTATTGAGGTAGGTGGTCTTATTCCAGTGATCCCATAAGTTcttgtcccattttacagatgggaaaactaagGCTTGAGAGCTGACAGTAACTGTCAGAGCCAAAATGTGAACCCCACTGTGTGGCCCCAAAGCCTATGCTAAGAGCTGCTAAGCTCCAGGCGCCCTCAGCCTGCACAACGTCTGTCCTTTCTGACTGGCAGTGACTGGCTGAAGGCAGGGATGGTGTCCATGTGACTCACCACTATCCCCCCAGTGCCTGGCAAACGGCAGACACGGGAGGGAGTGGGTGATACCAGGGCTAAGGGGATAGACACTGGACCCGGGGCAGGCTGGGCCAGCCCTTCCCCACCTGGGGAGAGCCCAGTGGGTACTCACACGGGGCTGGGCACGGAGCTCTCCAGTTCATCCAAGAGACTCTCCACACTGGGCCGCACGTCCTCCAGGCCCCGGCCCCCATTCCGCTTAGGCTTCTCTTTCGTCAGGGGCCCAGCTTTGCCTCCCAAGGGGCTGTTAGTCTCTGGGACACCATAGAGGGGGCTCAGGGCC
The Pan troglodytes isolate AG18354 chromosome 10, NHGRI_mPanTro3-v2.0_pri, whole genome shotgun sequence genome window above contains:
- the PXN gene encoding paxillin isoform X2, with product MRTLREAKTADALLADLESTTSHISKRPVFLSEETPYSYPTGNHTYQEIAVPPPVPPPPSSEALNGTILDPLDQWQPSGSRFIHQQPQSSSPVYGSSAKTSSVSNPQDGVGSPCSRVGEEEHVYSFPNKQKSAEPSPTVMSTSLGSNLSELDRLLLELNAVQHNPPGFPADEANSSPPLPGALSPLYGVPETNSPLGGKAGPLTKEKPKRNGGRGLEDVRPSVESLLDELESSVPSPVPAITVNQGEMSSPQRVTSTQQQTRISASSATRELDELMASLSDFKTSSSTVALSAPGLSSSAPSSYCSLSPSPPPMPSVFLPPTTTPSPRGQGHTPEFPCTEQSGRGLLPPVAPSWLDLAGLGVMPDTLNSRSPSVEGSLWAVGTESQGRDWRHLPTITSELSGAPRCHTVPCAGSTALQEPGEPQGPPASPSCPEEALAATWEQPWASEVFRPERMPPSGAARSFQEVTEPAVVAVDRQAIFPDTWTLTEEHGLQQERPRPEPGRLGSSSPASVTTEQLGAKMTDRGSVARPTQGPETPRSPEGTTEAATQDGKEQPELPCAMAMGTPSTTERISTSGQIRSVIRRSRESGHAHPMSREPSPRRRLDPATLSRTPSQEQLIAELQGRLGIQPEAEEPAEAAGPSAQDWLTEGVIITVQPRGKRAGGQLVEKVVFPPGSPIPLRRTISVLASPSVPLLQHRTDAAASSSSPLPSLLASSPLGPSAYTCGSSGVQSAGEEPHDEGVQGPALPTPAPHTMRSVGCQTDEDPLFPPMQGLEQRADGERCWAAGWPRDGGRSSPGGQDEGGFMAQGKTGSSSPPGGPPKPGSQLDSMLGSLQSDLNKLGVATVAKGVCGACKKPIAGQVVTAMGKTWHPEHFVCTHCQEEIGSRNFFERDGQPYCEKDYHNLFSPRCYYCNGPILDKVVTALDRTWHPEHFFCAQCGAFFGPEGFHEKDGKAYCRKDYFDMFAPKCGGCARAILENYISALNTLWHPECFVCRECFTPFVNGSFFEHDGQPYCEVHYHERRGSLCSGCQKPITGRCITAMAKKFHPEHFVCAFCLKQLNKGTFKEQNDKPYCQNCFLKLFC
- the PXN gene encoding paxillin isoform X20; translated protein: MAGNKDALLADLESTTSHISKRPVFLSEETPYSYPTGNHTYQEIAVPPPVPPPPSSEALNGTILDPLDQWQPSGSRFIHQQPQSSSPVYGSSAKTSSVSNPQDGVGSPCSRVGEEEHVYSFPNKQKSAEPSPTVMSTSLGSNLSELDRLLLELNAVQHNPPGFPADEANSSPPLPGALSPLYGVPETNSPLGGKAGPLTKEKPKRNGGRGLEDVRPSVESLLDELESSVPSPVPAITVNQGEMSSPQRVTSTQQQTRISASSATRELDELMASLSDFKFMAQGKTGSSSPPGGPPKPGSQLDSMLGSLQSDLNKLGVATVAKGVCGACKKPIAGQVVTAMGKTWHPEHFVCTHCQEEIGSRNFFERDGQPYCEKDYHNLFSPRCYYCNGPILDKVVTALDRTWHPEHFFCAQCGAFFGPEGFHEKDGKAYCRKDYFDMFAPKCGGCARAILENYISALNTLWHPECFVCRECFTPFVNGSFFEHDGQPYCEVHYHERRGSLCSGCQKPITGRCITAMAKKFHPEHFVCAFCLKQLNKGTFKEQNDKPYCQNCFLKLFC